Proteins co-encoded in one Rhodopirellula bahusiensis genomic window:
- a CDS encoding DUF1580 domain-containing protein — protein MKIDVQKEQPITLAEVPKYVPKRGGKKVHYSTVYRWTTKGARGRVLASVMVGGIRYTTIEAVRRFLDAKPAMASKADSSLDDAIEEALREAGL, from the coding sequence ATGAAAATTGACGTTCAAAAAGAACAGCCGATCACACTTGCTGAGGTCCCAAAGTATGTACCGAAGCGTGGCGGGAAGAAGGTTCACTACTCAACAGTCTACCGTTGGACGACCAAGGGTGCGCGAGGAAGAGTGCTGGCATCCGTTATGGTTGGAGGAATTCGATACACAACTATTGAGGCAGTTCGTCGCTTCCTTGACGCCAAACCGGCAATGGCCAGCAAAGCGGATTCCTCGCTCGATGATGCAATCGAGGAAGCGCTTCGGGAAGCTGGACTGTGA
- a CDS encoding tyrosine-type recombinase/integrase encodes MPRLFHRPPKYCLHKGTMQATVSLHGERIYLGPHGSPKSHAEYQKVLLRWQSERDAVQVEEPSKDSVQKELSGITAATLRKKRFAGSPITINELALVFRRHARQYYQKNGKITREATLIDDVIRILRKHHATEFLDDFGPVALDALREKMISDLDWSRKHINKQVGRLVRMFKWAAGKELVDPGVPLSLNSLAGLKKGRCAARESPGVKCVDDSIVELTLPNLPGIVADMVRLQRLTGTRPGEVCSLRPCDVDRSGDVWVYTPSEHKTEHHEKERVIAIGPKAQVLLEPYLERRANSFCFSPAESEERRRAKAAAARTTPLSCGNRRGTNRRKTPKRTPRDRYFTDSYRRAIHRACDKLKIEKSAPNRLRHTSATQVRREFGIEAAQVVCGHESAEVTQIYAERDLELAKKVARAVG; translated from the coding sequence ATGCCACGTCTTTTTCATCGGCCGCCAAAGTATTGCCTCCACAAAGGCACCATGCAGGCCACCGTTTCGCTCCACGGCGAACGAATTTATCTCGGGCCACACGGTTCTCCCAAAAGCCACGCGGAGTACCAAAAAGTTCTGCTTCGTTGGCAATCTGAACGCGACGCCGTTCAGGTCGAAGAGCCAAGCAAAGATTCCGTCCAAAAAGAACTGTCTGGAATCACCGCCGCAACGCTTCGCAAAAAGCGGTTCGCCGGATCTCCGATCACGATCAACGAACTGGCGCTGGTGTTTCGGCGACACGCTCGGCAGTACTACCAAAAAAACGGCAAGATCACGCGGGAAGCGACGCTGATTGATGACGTGATCCGAATCCTGCGAAAACACCACGCAACTGAGTTCCTGGATGACTTTGGCCCCGTCGCACTCGATGCGTTACGTGAAAAAATGATTAGCGACCTTGATTGGTCTCGGAAACACATCAACAAACAGGTCGGACGTTTGGTTCGCATGTTCAAGTGGGCGGCGGGCAAAGAGCTGGTTGACCCTGGGGTGCCGCTGTCACTGAATTCACTCGCGGGACTGAAGAAAGGTCGCTGCGCCGCGAGAGAATCACCCGGCGTTAAGTGTGTCGATGATTCAATTGTAGAATTGACGCTTCCAAACCTCCCTGGAATCGTCGCGGATATGGTCCGACTTCAGAGACTGACGGGAACACGTCCTGGGGAAGTCTGTAGTCTTCGTCCGTGTGACGTAGATCGTTCCGGCGATGTTTGGGTTTACACGCCATCGGAGCACAAAACCGAGCACCACGAGAAAGAACGCGTGATCGCAATCGGACCGAAAGCCCAGGTGTTGCTTGAGCCGTATCTCGAACGAAGAGCGAATTCGTTCTGCTTCTCCCCGGCCGAATCCGAAGAACGCCGTCGGGCGAAAGCAGCAGCCGCTCGCACGACGCCGCTATCCTGCGGCAATCGTCGGGGGACGAATCGACGCAAGACACCCAAGCGAACCCCTCGTGATCGATACTTCACGGATAGTTACCGGAGAGCAATTCATCGTGCGTGCGACAAACTGAAGATTGAGAAGTCGGCACCCAATCGACTTCGGCATACATCAGCAACACAAGTTCGTCGAGAATTTGGCATTGAAGCCGCTCAAGTAGTTTGCGGCCACGAGAGTGCCGAGGTAACGCAGATCTATGCTGAGCGAGACCTGGAGTTGGCCAAAAAGGTCGCGCGAGCGGTCGGCTGA